The Brassica napus cultivar Da-Ae chromosome C7, Da-Ae, whole genome shotgun sequence genomic interval cctattattttttacaaatatcagttgtACTATGGTAGTAAAATAAAATTCCTACAGTGGCCACGAGCTTTGTCCAAGAGTCTTGAGATCTTTACTTCTGTATATTATGTTTGATTCGTATGATTGTGCCTATAAAATGATACGTCATTTGCGAGATCTATATTCCTTGAGAATGTAGAAAGAGAATTTAGATTAGGGCTAATGACAACAAAATTAGTATTTCCATATACTAGGTAGGgctcaataataaatatacaaaattttctttctattaACAAAGGTATTaacgaatttaataaaaaatttggatCGACTAGGACTAAAAGCTCTAGCCTTTCAATGCAACTCTGTTTTTGTCCCCTGTTTTTTAGTCACTACCGTCACCGTACGATGACCCAGTTATTGGTGACAGACCAATCAGGGATCGAACCAGCCGCTAGAGTTGCAACTCTCTCCTCCGGCGCCTCCAACGTATGATACTGCGTTCCCGAATCGCAGGAGGCAGAAACCCAACTGGAGAATTCGAATGGGCATCTCGGCGATGCAAACACTTCCTCTGTTTTCAGTTGAATATCAACTCCTTCTAAATCGTCCTGATCAAGATCGACGGCTACGAATGGATGGTTTAGAAGCATCTCAGCCGTCCATCTCTTCTTGGGATCCTTAACGAAACACTTTGACAAAAAATCTCTTCCTTGTTCCGACAAGTCCTCGGGAATCCTCGGAAGCTCGTCTCCGACACCGATGCGTATCAACAACGACATGAAGTGCGATCCTTCTTTAAAACTCCACGCCGTTTTGCCACTAAACATCTCGACAACTGCGCATCCTAAAGCCCACACGTCAGCTTCTGATCCGTACTCGTTATCGTTAACGGATTCCGGCGCCATATACAACGGCGTACCTCTAATCTGCACTCCTCCGTCCATTAACGCCGTTACTTCCCCCGCCCTCTTCGCCAATCCGAAATCCGCGATCTTAACGGCGCCGTCGCCGAACAACAGAATATTCCCGAGTTTTAGATCGCAGTGAGCGAATCCTTTGGCGTGGATGTGTCGTAGACCACGGAGCACCGATCCTGTGTGGCGGCGCACTGTGGATTCCGGTAGACCTTCACCGTTTAATTTCTTGAGATGGCTCGCTAAGCTTCCTCTCGAAGCGTACTCCAGAAACAAGTTATGCATCTCTTCGCCGTTTTCCACCGTCCGATCCTCGCCGAGACACCGTACGAGCCCGTCGCAGTCGTTTCCGAGTATATCAAGAACCCATTTCTCGTTCGCGAGCGAAGCAGCACCGTGTGAGTCTGCAGATTTCACGGCCATAACTTGAGGAAATGCGCCGTAAGCGTTGTTAGTCGGCGTCGCTAGACTAACTGTAGAAAAAGTTCCGTGTCCGATGGTTTCTCCTCGAACCCACTCCATTTGAAACAAATCTATGTTGCAGTTTCTGTAATGATTATCTAAAAgcgagaagagagaaaaatgaaACAGAGCAGAGCGTGAAAACAGGTTATGGTTCCTCCTGCTGCGAGTTCCCCTATATATaccgagttttttttttgtataaataaaataatgaaacaacTTGGGGTtactcttttaatttttaattatataattaattttgtaaagaCTGAATTTTTGGGAAGTAATTAATGCACGTGACGAAAGCAGGTTTTTTCATGGCTATGCTACgtgatattttcattttcatattggataaacaaatattatcgcACGACCATCGTTTTGGTGCAACGGAATATCTATCACTATATCATATAGATGTTGTACACAACGTATGTTtgtgaaaatatcaaaaatagtAAACCAGTAACATGCTTGATATTCAATGAGATCATTGATCGTTATTTTTGCTATAAGAGTAGTCAGTTATATTAAATTTGCGTTGAAAATCAAGTTATGTAACTCATCTATGTTTCAGAACACTCAGTTATACTTGTAGGAGGCCAGgagatattatataaaattattgaaaacgtATCACCAGAGAGATTGTGATGagaaaatacataataaatcAATTCTTGACGTAATTGTGTATATTTGAATATCCATATTTTCCCTCCTCCTTTCATGTTTTCTGTTGCTAGACATATAATAGAATTATCCTCGTATATGCCACTCCCTCATAGCTGTCACTGACTGATTATAGTCACACTATTCTCTAATCACTCTGACAACTTAATAGCTAACACTCTTTCAGTCTCTAATACTGGGTATAATAACTAAAGGTTTTcacacaaattttaaaatctgtGATTATAAATCCACAGTTTCTTAACACTAACACTTTTCCATAAATACGATATGACCAAATCGCAATCCAAATATGTTCAGCAAATATGTATTGAAGTTTACACTTCAATAAATTGATCAAATAtgtagaaaaaatcaaaaaaaaaaaaatcttcataaacgaaaaaggaaagaaatagACAAACACTTTTTAGGAATAGAAATTCAAATTCTAAATCGTGTATACATAAAAATCGCTTGGTTGTCATGTCTATGTATTTATTGTAATTTGTTCTCGTTATATAAGCATAAAAATGATAACAAGATTCTTGATCAAATATATAGTAAGAAAATACAGATGAACCACGATCTCATCATAATATATGTTGTCAAATTAGATGCACATATAAGCAGGCTATTGCGGTTTGTTGTTAATTCATGGCCATCCAGTTACCAATATGCTTCGACCAAAATCCAGTAagtatatatttagatattcTCTTGGACCATtgataatataaaactatatagcAAGTTGGCGTTGTAATTATCTTTTGGTCAATCCAAGAATCAAATCCTTCTCCGCTGGAGGCGCTTTAacattttttgttatgatattTTCCGCCGTTATGTATGTCTCTTAAATATCATTTACCAAATAGAATAGTTAGCTCTAAAATATCTAAGCGACCTCTGATTACGGGCACCAGCTGCGAGAAGCCGCAAATGGAGTTTTGTTTAAAGTCTGGGTCAAGTTACCTGTTTTGTGAGATTACGTAAGTTTTATGGTGATCACAGTAGCATACAGTGATGTGATTACTAACctacatatatacatatgaaCTCTATAGTGATGGTGTTTGAAATTTAGATTTTCCaataataacaaaacatatttatatgtgattatttattgGCTTTTATATTGGGTTCAATATAAAagccaataaataaataaaaagcctTCCAATCATcattcttattttattattcataccTATATCATTACTACTATGTCTTTATGAAGTTGCTTCatgggaaaagaaaaaaaaagttgcttCATGGCCAACTTTCCTGCACAAGTCTGGAATCCTATGGGCAtgacttcataaaatcatacaaaaaacaTTAACGTTTGATATactctatttaaaaaaataaaaataaactcgAGTTTTCATAGTTCATCTTTAATAGCAGTAATATTGAAAGATGTTgtattcaaaaataattaaaagatgCGCATGAAAAGCGCAGGACTGGGAGAGAGTGCTTCGTACCAAAGTCATTCGACCAACAGACTTTCGCAAGTTGCGGCGGCtctgaattttatttttgcaaTACCTAACACTGTTACATATCCCATTAAATAGTACTATAATTAGTCTCtgtgatatttttgaaaaaaaaaagaattatattaGACGTTTTAATGGAGCGTGACGAACGTCAACACGCAGACAAGTTGAAGGAAAAAAGGAAAACTGTTTTGTAAATTCTAAACCGTAAGCAGTAACACCAGTGGGTAACTTCGTTACCATACATGCTTCCAtgttcatttattattttttacaaaaaaaaattatttacaacaaGGGAGGGTCACATGGACGTGATCTCTAGCCATTAGATTGGATGGAGTTGCGATCTCTATGGCCCCCTGTCTACTACAACTTGCTTTGGCtattacataaaaaatatgatacgATATTGAACGATAtgtaaaaatatctaaatgatACATCATacatattttaccaaaaaaataagataCATATATTAAGGAATAaattactttataaatataaatatatacactcTGGATAAAAGAGAAATGTGAAGGTTGATGGATATCTCTGGATAAAAGAGAAAGTCGGAGGATATGAACCAACACCGCCAGGCGACTTGGAGGGATTCACTGAATCCGAGGAAAAGATAGTTGTCATCCTTTTTCTTGCTAATGTAAATCACTAATAATTTCCGGCATAACTAATTTATTGCTGACATAAacacgaattaaaaaaaaacaagacggCGGCCCACAGTTTATTTCTTGGAGATTTCATCAAATActtttgcattttaaatttgCGAGTCATCTACGTATACTcccctctgtttcataataattgatattttatcttaaagcacaaagattaagaaaactatatttttctaaaaaaattattttaaagatataattttaaaatctgttaaccaattataaaaagaactgtaaaatctaattggttgaacagtttccaataaagttaaagttgaccttaaaatctcaaaatttcatgtaaattgaaacaaaataatccttctaaaacatcatctggAACGGAAGGAGTACATACCAACTTTGCGATCTTTTGATATAGGATGTGGtaccaaagaaaaaaatctattgtGATTTTCATACTGTAGCATATTAGTATATTCCTTTATTTATCTATAGATTCTATAAAATTCAAACGTCATTTGAAAAAGGAAACCACAAATTTCGATGTAATACTCAGTGACAATAATTTACCACACAATATTATATAAGTCGATACATGTGTTGATCCAAGCAGAATTTTATCTAAATCCTTTTGCCGGCTGCTGCATATTGATTATCGATTGAGTTCATATATACAAGCTAAGTCTGTTTTAAGGTATAATGAAAACATGAAAAAGGATGTATAGTTCATACACGAGTGAATTTATAAAGAATCAGATTAGTTGGTTTGTTCCACGTTTAAATTAACCTTGTAGGCAAGTCAATAGGATTATAGGGGTCCTTTGAAGATGTCCACAATTCTAAGTTTTGTAATATTCCGTCTAACTTGGAATTTTAGATTGACCCCTTTGAACGAGGAGAGGACAAGTCAAATCACAACCTTTATCATTGCATAATCTTGTACATTAATTGTATGCATATAATAAAgtcatatctaaaatatatatacattatctTTTGGTTACAAGTGCGATTAATCTTTTGTCAAATTCAGATTTAGGTCATCTGAAACCAAACGCATAACCAGCCGCCAAACGCATGTTCATGCATTTTAATTTAACACACGTTTCTTTTCAATTCCACCACAAAGTCGGGTCAAAGGCCACCCCTAAGACATACCAAATCCAAATCCTTTCAACTTTCTTCCGAGTTAAGAATTTTATACGAAAAAGGCAAACAAAAGCCGTCTCTTGACTATTCACGATAAGAAGAGATTTTATTACACACGTGCGTGTTATAAGACTTGTGGTCAATGGGAGAACAGTTCTTATACTACCtctgttcccgaaagtaagatgttttagatttttttcttgttccacaaagatagattttttatattgttaagatatttttttatacttttgaggaactttaattgagaatatttgaattgattaaaatttcattggtggaaagttattggaaagtgtataataaagtgaaaaataaattaaattataaacatttattaaatttttaataaacgtgaaaactctagaaaatcttactttcaggaACAGAGGGAATATTATACGATAGTTTGTACACGTGACGATAATGACTATTTACAACTCTTATATTCAGACAGGTCCCATAACACACCCAAAACTCATAAACTAGGCCGAAAAGAAACGGCCCAATAACGCAGCTACCTAGTGATAAAACTACAACCCAAAAAAGGTGATGAAAATCATATTCGAACTAAATCAGATTCCAGCAGAGAGATGACATAAAAATTGGAAAGGTGGAACATTATCTGACACAGGTAAAATCCAAATACATGTGATAATTCCTGGGTTCATGAGTAACAGTACatgaaaacaatttaaaaccCACCGACAAAAAGACACGAGATAAGTAGCACTCGAATAATAATCACCGGGTTTAATTAAGTTAAACAGACGTAATTAAACGCGGTTTGCTACAAAAATACATTGAAATCGAACGAACAATACAAACAGGGTCCGTTGATACGAAATTACGAAAACACCCATGGATAATGCAGCAAGTCTTTTCTCCTAGTTATCTCCGGCATCGAGTGATGGACGAGCAGCCTCGAGTGTAGGGATGCACCGGACCTCTAGCTCTGAAGCAGTTGTGAGTGTAGTACGATCTTCCAGATCTGGGAGGACACGGGACTCTGTTCGCCGACAATGCACCGTACGATATGTAGTATCTCTTCCTGTGCCAGTACAATGACCGTCGATCTCCGACACCGACGTtgtcctcttcctcctccgcgTCTTCGAAGCTTTCTCCTCCGCCAATGCCGCCATCAGAGATCGGCCAGTCGAATCCGTCGCCTAGAAGAAGCAGGGATGGATTCTCGGGGAGAGATTCAGATCTTGGGAGTGAAATGATGAGAAGAAATAGTGTGATGATGAGGAGGTTAAGAGACGGAGCTGCTGCCATGGCGATATGCTTGAGACTcaagcaaagaagaaggaaaataaTAATGGAAGAGAGTAGAGCAACTAGCAAGTCACATGCGAAGAGGTGGTTTGAGGTTTTAACTAATGCGCCATTTATGGACCTTTCGACCTTCGTGTGAGAGTTTTCGAGTGTGTGAGACAATGAGTGATCTGGTGGGGGGGCACGGTGTAGGATAAGAGACGCGACAATGATTGGTTATGAAACCGTTTGATCATTAGCTGATTTACGAGAGATTAATGGGCCGGGCCTTATTATTGGATTACGTGGTAGAATAtaattaactaattaataatatattagttatcGTTGAATGGGCTTTGTGATAGCGAGGTTGTTTTATAGATACGTTCATTGTGTGACATTCGGGCTATTTTGTTTTGGACAAATCCAATATCTGTCTGAAGAAAGAACGTAGCATGTACAAGACCAATCGTGACAAAAAATGAGCAACTACCAATCATGACCGTCCCAAAAAAGCAAGGTTCGGTTCATAGTATCTTATGGAGTCATTATCTAAATACCAAAACAACTGATCATCGTAGCTACTAATACTATACTTAAACAATTGGggcttttaaaattataagtcttaaaaaccataaatagaaaatttcattatataaatatgttatagCAAATGTGACAATATAACCATGCGGTGGTATCTAGCGATAATTTTTGGGGCTCAACGTGTATCTATCTCGGTTTTGAATTCAATCCCCGATGGAAACTAAATTGTCGTCGCTTGATCAATATGGACTTGGGTTTCTGCCCATGTAGATAAGATGGTGGATTGTGACAAATGATCCGTATATTTTTGGCAATATCGGAAAATATCCAAACTCGGGCCAGACAATATAATACGCTTTCGGGGTAGTCCACTGATAGCCGAtaggatttataaaaaaatgataatgtatttaaagaattttatgattttttaagcATACTAAGAATTATACAGAAAACAACTAAATGAAGGATTTTGTATCAATTTATTCAAGGATGTTATCAAATTCTGTATAATTTTTTACCCTTAAATTAGTATAAgttaatcttattatataaagcttggttgttcaaagttgctaattaacatgatcgcgacacatgacaattatatattttaagaatgtgacatgtgttaatctatctcataattaaaaatatatatactaagatattaacaaaaacgaattttattaacaagtaattaaaatattatttaatagtaattttacttttttaaaatcctaatcaaaagataattgccaaaaactatttgataataattttccttataatattgtgacatgtgtttaaatatataataattaaacatatatataataagataataaaaacgaattttgataaaaactacttttagaaattatttaatagtaattttttttaatatttagtagtaattattttaaaaaatttctttttacaaaatccttaaaaaatggaaaaccatttaattttttttaatatttagtagtaattattttagaaattttctttttacaaaatctttaaaaaaattgaaaataatttatttaatataatttttcttttctaaaagttttgttcttcaaattttttaattaacatgATCACGACACATgccaattatatattttaagaatgtgacatgtgttaatctatctcataactaaaaatatatatatattaagatattaaaaaaaaacaaattttattgataaataattaaaatattatttaattgtaattttccttttttaaaatcctaatcaaaagataatttCAAAAGactatttgataacaattttctttataatattgtgacatgtgtttaaatatataataattaaaaaatatatataataagatcataaaacgaattttgataaaaactacttttaaaaattatttaatagtaaatttttttaaaaaaaatattaagtggtaattattttagaaattttctttttccaaaatcctaaaaaattatttgaaaacaatttatttaatataattttccttttctaaaattttaatgaaaatataattataaaatattatattgagcttggttattcaaaattgttaattaacatgattgtgacacatgtcagttatatatttaaaaatgtgatatgtgttaaactatctcataatcaaaatatatactaaaataatgaaaatgatttttcttaaaaaataattataaatattatttaatagtcttattattattattattattattattattattattattatttctattattactattattattattattattgttagtatttttataaaaagtttggttcttcaaagttgctaatttaCACGATTGTGACAATGttagttatatatttgaaaatgtgatatgtgttaaactttctcataatcaaaaatatatatactaaaataaaataaaaagcgattttttttaattataaatattatttaatagtattattattattatttattataatgtttgttttaagAGATACTAAAGATaggaaattataaaagataaatattaacttttaagaaaaatgttaaacaaaaactaattgtaaaatcctataaatacaaaaaattatttagtaaaaaaaaatgaataaaaactaccttttaaataaataatattacttttttaaaagcctaattaaaagaaaattttaaaagtactcttattattGTCTTAAAAGTAactaactttccttttttaatagataattttgtatattaaaaaagTATGACCAAAAACagctacaaatatttcacatctatatttaaGTTCAagcttttacatattatttttacaaaacacaatagTATTTACATGAAGAGTATTACCTCggtattttcttatattttcttgatacaactcaaccttttattatccttattacatCTTATGATTATGATactaacataattttatattttgatgttgTTATTATACATGAGTACGTGTGAATATGATGaatatgtgtttgtatgtataagacaaaatatataaataataaacataattttttctattaaaaataaaatagttgtataaaaatttaaaagaaaaattaattataaaataattaatttcctttttaaaagtctaaatgaaataaatatataaaaataatcttctttttcttataattaactaattttactttttaataattttgtgttaaaaaaatataagccaaaattaacttcaaatatttcacctgatataattgtgacatgtgtcaattaaaaaaatagattgtgaatgtgtcaataaaaatgtcattatgtgaaaataatttattattttcctaaaatcctaaataaaagagatttcaaaaaataaaattattttctaatcttaaccaattaatattttttttctttttttaaaaaaaatcctaaccagagagaattgtaaaattttatttaatagtaatttgtacttataaaaattaatgataaacatgatagtaaaaaaatatttagttaacaagaaaatttgaaaaaaaatattagtgatattggaaaaaatgaattttgaaaatggcaacttttaaaaatagttaatatttactggaaataattatttgatagaaattttatttttctgaatcctagaaaaaatataattgtaaaagattatgtaatattaatttccttttctaaaatcctaaaaaactgtacaagaatatttgatagttttttttcttatttatataaaaaatcctaaacaaaaaaaaaattgtatcatatttttaagtccTAGCCAAAAGAGaattataaaacattatttgataatatttttaagagagtatttgatgatgaacatgataccaaaatttatttaattaacaaaagaagtgtaaaattagtattgatacgaaatgtaaattttttttattagtaactaaaaataattatttgatagcaatctattttttctgaaattctagagagaagataattataataggttatatgataataattttctttttctaaaatcttaaacaaaattgtaaaagagtatttaatattatttttttaattgtaaataaaaacgagatttataaaatagaattttttcctttaaaaaaaaaatcctaacaaaataaatttttaaagaattatctaataaaatattaaattattacataagaacatgtataatgttgtcattaatgttgtcattgactcgattggtatatttgactttcatttctttttacttttcattcaaTTTCTTATTTCGGGTTGTATTCAGTTTAAACGTttagatatatagtattttatctAATCCTAAGTACAAAGTTTATAACAATTCATCTATGTACCATgactataaaatacaaatattaacttaaaCTTATgtgtaaaaatgagtttttattataaaataaatctcaa includes:
- the LOC106395882 gene encoding mitogen-activated protein kinase kinase kinase 20-like, whose translation is MEWVRGETIGHGTFSTVSLATPTNNAYGAFPQVMAVKSADSHGAASLANEKWVLDILGNDCDGLVRCLGEDRTVENGEEMHNLFLEYASRGSLASHLKKLNGEGLPESTVRRHTGSVLRGLRHIHAKGFAHCDLKLGNILLFGDGAVKIADFGLAKRAGEVTALMDGGVQIRGTPLYMAPESVNDNEYGSEADVWALGCAVVEMFSGKTAWSFKEGSHFMSLLIRIGVGDELPRIPEDLSEQGRDFLSKCFVKDPKKRWTAEMLLNHPFVAVDLDQDDLEGVDIQLKTEEVFASPRCPFEFSSWVSASCDSGTQYHTLEAPEERVATLAAGSIPDWSVTNNWVIVR
- the LOC106394399 gene encoding protein RALF-like 34, coding for MAAAPSLNLLIITLFLLIISLPRSESLPENPSLLLLGDGFDWPISDGGIGGGESFEDAEEEEDNVGVGDRRSLYWHRKRYYISYGALSANRVPCPPRSGRSYYTHNCFRARGPVHPYTRGCSSITRCRR